ACTATTTTAAAAATTCAATATTATTAATCAGCCACTTATTTGCAAATATTTTCCAAAAGATTTGTCTATCTAAAAAATTCTTCGTTATTTTGCACTCTCAAATATTATACAAATAAGAACATCGAGATATGTCAAGAATTTGCCAAATAACAGGAAAGCGTGCAATGGTTGGTAACAACGTTTCTCACGCTAATAACAAAACGAAGCGTCGTTTTGAAATTAACTTATTAGAGAAGAAGTTTTACCTTCCGGAGCAAGATAAGCACGTTACACTGAAAGTATCAGCTCATGGATTGAGAGTGATTAACAAGATTGGAATCGAGGAAGCTATTGAAAGAGCTACTAGAAACGGATTGATTAAAAAGAATTAATAAATCATGGCAAAAAAAGGAAATAGAGTTCAAGTAATCCTTGAATGCACAGAGCACAAAGAAAGTGGTATGCCAGGAATGTCTAGATACATTTCTACAAAAAATAAAAAGAACACTACAGAGAGATTAGAGCTTAAAAAGTATAATCCAGTTCTTAAGAGATCTACCCTTCACAAAGAAATTAAGTAATTTATAAATAATAACTTACCATGGCAAAGAAAGTAGTAGCAACCCTACAAACTGGGTCTAAAAAAATGACTAAAGTGGTGAAAATGGTTAAGTCTTCTAAATCAGGAGCTTACGTTTTCGAAGAAAAAGTAATGAATGCTGATGAAGTAGATGGTTATTTAAAAAAATAATCAGTACTTTATTTACAATATAAAAAACTACTCATATTTTGGGTAGTTTTTTTGTTATCTTTGTGCACCAGATTATTAATCAGTAAAGTATGAAAAAGATACTTGTTCTGGCCTGCACAGCAACTTTTCTATTTTCATTCAGTCAGAAAACTATGAACCCGGAATATAAAAGTTCGCCAAAAGTTTTCAGCATAAAAGGACTCTCTCAATCAGTCAGTATTGACTGTGGAAGTTCCAAAATGATTTTATTATCCGGACAGGTACCCCTGGACCCGGAAGGTAATCTTGTAGGAAATACAATAGAAGAGCAGACACAGCAGGTTTTCAAAAATATAGAAAACATCCTGAAAGAATATGGAGGAACAGGAAAAGATATTATCAAACTGGGAATCTTTACCACAGATATCAAAAAAACACCTGATTTCAGAAAAGTAAGGGATTTGTATGTCAACCTTCAGAATCCTCCTGTAAGCACCCTTGTGGAAGTAAGCAGGCTTTTCAGAGATGATGTGCTTATAGAGGTGGAAGCCACAGCAGTGATTAAAAATAAATAAGAATAAACTAAAACTATGAGTTGGTTTAAAAATATTTTCAAAAAGGAAGAAAAAGAAACCTTAGACAAAGGATTGGAAAAATCCAGCCAGGGATTCTTTGAAAAAATGACGAAAGCCGTAGTTGGCAAAAGCAAAGTAGATGATGAAGTACTGGATGATCTTGAAGAAGTACTTATTGCATCCGATGTGGGCGCCTCTACTACCATCAAAATCATTCAAAGAATTGAAGAGCGTGTTGCCAGAGACAAATATGTAGGAGTAAACGAGCTTGATCAGATTCTTCGAGATGAAATTTCAGGGCTGCTGCTTGAAAACCCTCATGCCGGTACAGGAAATATTGATACTTCAAAAAAGCCTTATGTCATTATGGTTGTAGGGGTAAACGGAGTGGGAAAAACAACTACTATCGGAAAACTGGCTCACCAATTTAAATCCGAAGGTAAAAAGGTAGTTCTTGGAGCGGCCGATACCTTTAGAGCTGCTGCCGTAGACCAGCTTGTGATCTGGAGTGAAAGAGTGGGTGTTCCTATTGTAAAACAGGAAATGGGATCAGATCCTGCTTCTGTAGCATTTGACACCGTACAAAGTGCTGTAGCACAGAATGCAGATGTTGTGATTATTGATACCGCAGGAAGACTTCATAATAAAATCAACCTGATGAATGAACTTTCAAAGATTAAAAGAGTAATGCAGAAGGTTATTCCTGATGCACCTCATGAGATTCTTTTAGTTCTTGACGGTTCTACCGGTCAGAATGCATTTGAACAGGCCAAACAGTTTACAGCAGCTACAGAAGTAAATGCTTTAGCAGTAACAAAATTAGACGGAACAGCAAAAGGAGGTGTTGTAATCGGAATCTCTGATCAGTTCCAAATTCCGGTGAAGTATATCGGGGTAGGTGAAAAAATGCAGGATTTGCAGCTTTTTAATGGTACGGAATTTGTAGATTCATTCTTCAAGAAAAGATGATTTATATCATGTTTTCCCTTATATTAGCAAACAATTCATTTTTAAATATTAACAATTAAAAAATTTGCAACTATGGGAATTATAACATGGATCCTGTTCGGTCTTATTGCAGGTGCAATTGCTAAAATGATCATGCCCGGAACTCAGGGAGGAGGATGGCTAATCACTATTATCCTTGGAATTTTGGGAGCATTTGTAGGAGGAGCTATAGGAGTTTACATTCTACATTGGGGAGACGTTACTTCCTTCTGGAATCCAAGAAGCTGGATTCTATCAATTGGAGGAGCTTTAGTCATCCTCTGGATTTACGGAATGGCCACCAAGAAAAGCTAGCTGATACCAAAGCTTATAAAAAAATAAAATCCCGGATCTGAAATTTCAGATCCGGGATTTTTACAATATAAAATTTAGTTAGTTGTTGATTCTAATCTGGTAAGGCATTTCCATTTTCACCTCAGACTGTAATTTTTTGTCTGTAATCTGCTGCAGAATCTCATAGTTGGATTTACCAATTTTGCTCTTGATAATTCTTGCAGAAACATCTTCTTCATTAAGATCTTTGAAGATTTGCTCAAACGGTGACATTCTCTTAGGAAAAGCGTCTACCTGGTAAGATTTTAATCCTGCTTTCTGTGCTGCAAACTTCACGGCATCATTTAAAGTACCAAGTTCATCTACCAGACCAATTTCTTTAGCACGAACACCACTCCATACTCTGCCCCCTCCTACATTGTCTATCTGCTCAAACGTTTTCTTTCTGTTTTGAGTCACAAAGTGTACAAATCTCTTATATGTGCCTTCCACACTTCTTGTCATCATATTAACTCCGTAAGGGGTAACTCCGTTCAATCCGGAATAATACATAGAGTTAGCATTGGTAGCAACAATATCCGCACGGATTCCGTTTTTGCTTGCAATATCTTTATAATAAGGCATTACTCCAAATACTCCGATAGAACCGGTAAGTGTATTAGGCTCAGAATAAATTTTATCTGCTGCCATTGCCACATAATATCCTCCTGAAGCCGCATAATCTCCGAAAGAAACAATCAGTGGCTTTTTCTTTTTCAGCTGCTGTAATTCAAACAAAATTTCATCAGAAGCATTGGCGCTTCCTCCCGGAGAGTTAATTCTGAAAACTACAGCTTTCACTTTATCATCCTCCTGAAGTTTTTTGATGTACTTCACATATTTTTCAGAATGAATATCATTGTACTCATCTCCGTTGTTAATAGATCCTGAAGCATACAATACAGCAATCTTTTCACCAGATTTATCTTCATCCGCATAAGAACTGATATAGCTTGACAGAGAGATTTTATTCAGTTTTTCTGTGTCTTTTACATTCAGCTTTGTCTTAAGAAGATCTTCATATTCTGATTTCTGAATAAGTTTATCTGCAAGCTTATATTTTAAACTTTGTTCAGGAATCATTCCATATAAGCTGTCTGTAATAGTTCTAAACTGAGCGGTATCAATTTTTCTTGAAGCGGCCATTTTATTGGAGGTATTTTTCCAAAGATCATTCAGAAGAGTGCTTAACTGCTCTTTATTTTCCGGAGAAATATCATTTCGTAG
The nucleotide sequence above comes from Chryseobacterium sp. 7. Encoded proteins:
- the ftsY gene encoding signal recognition particle-docking protein FtsY — its product is MSWFKNIFKKEEKETLDKGLEKSSQGFFEKMTKAVVGKSKVDDEVLDDLEEVLIASDVGASTTIKIIQRIEERVARDKYVGVNELDQILRDEISGLLLENPHAGTGNIDTSKKPYVIMVVGVNGVGKTTTIGKLAHQFKSEGKKVVLGAADTFRAAAVDQLVIWSERVGVPIVKQEMGSDPASVAFDTVQSAVAQNADVVIIDTAGRLHNKINLMNELSKIKRVMQKVIPDAPHEILLVLDGSTGQNAFEQAKQFTAATEVNALAVTKLDGTAKGGVVIGISDQFQIPVKYIGVGEKMQDLQLFNGTEFVDSFFKKR
- the rpmB gene encoding 50S ribosomal protein L28, which encodes MSRICQITGKRAMVGNNVSHANNKTKRRFEINLLEKKFYLPEQDKHVTLKVSAHGLRVINKIGIEEAIERATRNGLIKKN
- a CDS encoding DUF4295 family protein, which codes for MAKKVVATLQTGSKKMTKVVKMVKSSKSGAYVFEEKVMNADEVDGYLKK
- a CDS encoding RidA family protein; this translates as MKKILVLACTATFLFSFSQKTMNPEYKSSPKVFSIKGLSQSVSIDCGSSKMILLSGQVPLDPEGNLVGNTIEEQTQQVFKNIENILKEYGGTGKDIIKLGIFTTDIKKTPDFRKVRDLYVNLQNPPVSTLVEVSRLFRDDVLIEVEATAVIKNK
- a CDS encoding GlsB/YeaQ/YmgE family stress response membrane protein, with translation MGIITWILFGLIAGAIAKMIMPGTQGGGWLITIILGILGAFVGGAIGVYILHWGDVTSFWNPRSWILSIGGALVILWIYGMATKKS
- the sppA gene encoding signal peptide peptidase SppA → MRSFFKNVLANIVAIVILCALFFMFFIVMLVFSSMGSDKAVAVKKNSVLTINLKTDIIDSPTEEQMGLFGLGARNKSVLLYDVLEAINKAKTDDNIKGISIEADDLNAGLTQIDDVRNAIEDFKKSGKFVYAYGNGVSQSAYYLGSVADQYYLHPAGGIELKGLSTEVTFFKDFADKYGIGIEVIRHGKFKSAVEPFLRNDISPENKEQLSTLLNDLWKNTSNKMAASRKIDTAQFRTITDSLYGMIPEQSLKYKLADKLIQKSEYEDLLKTKLNVKDTEKLNKISLSSYISSYADEDKSGEKIAVLYASGSINNGDEYNDIHSEKYVKYIKKLQEDDKVKAVVFRINSPGGSANASDEILFELQQLKKKKPLIVSFGDYAASGGYYVAMAADKIYSEPNTLTGSIGVFGVMPYYKDIASKNGIRADIVATNANSMYYSGLNGVTPYGVNMMTRSVEGTYKRFVHFVTQNRKKTFEQIDNVGGGRVWSGVRAKEIGLVDELGTLNDAVKFAAQKAGLKSYQVDAFPKRMSPFEQIFKDLNEEDVSARIIKSKIGKSNYEILQQITDKKLQSEVKMEMPYQIRINN
- the rpmG gene encoding 50S ribosomal protein L33, whose protein sequence is MAKKGNRVQVILECTEHKESGMPGMSRYISTKNKKNTTERLELKKYNPVLKRSTLHKEIK